A window of Adhaeribacter arboris genomic DNA:
CTGGCTTTGCGACCAACCATCCGAACTGCTCGGAATATACCGGAAAGAGCTTGTTCCCCACACTACTGAGTCCTGCCCGGGGGCTAATTCACTCGTCCGGAATCGCCAGTAATACACCACACTATCTTCGGGAGCTGTATTGGCGGGTAAAGTTATTTGCCAACTTGGCAAAAGTCCCGCGCCAGACACCAGAGTAGATTGTTTTTGAGGAGAATTAAATTGAGGCGAAGTATCTAACTCGAAGTAATAATCCTGGGTTTTGGTTGGCCGCTCCAGGGCTTGCCCGATTAATTTTACGTTAGCCCCCCCAACAATGGCATATTCGGGAGGGTAAAGAGCTTGCACCGTATTAGCCGGGAAATAATATTCAAAAGTATAGCTGTTATTGGTTTCCTCCGATTCATTAATTTTATTCAGATGATCTAAAACAATGGTAAATTGATTTACTCCGGCGGTGTGGCCGTTCTTATCTACAAATTTAAAGTAGAGCGTATCCTGGTTATAGACTGGTGGAAACAATACCGAATCCATCACCAAACCAGTATTGCGCCTCACCGAAACAGAAATAGAATCCGTAATTGCTTTCCCTAAATTTTTAACCGGAATAGCAATGGTAAACGAATCAGAGGCTGCGGTTAAGCGCTCGTTATTAAAAGTTTGAATAAAAGGCCCATTTTCCTGCACGGTGTAATCCGGTTTTGCCGGCGAAAACAACCGAATGGCCGGATCGCCTTGTAAAAATACTTGCATGGCTTGGGCAACGGCATTCGGGCTTTGCGTTAAGGCTAAAAAGCGTTTGATGGTTTCTTGCTGAATAACGCCAACTGGTTTCCCGTAGAAAGTAGAATCGGTAAAAGCTACTTCGTAAAATTTCTCGCTGTATAACTGTAAAACATTAGCGTAGCCGATACTGCTATGAGCTAAGTATAAAATTACTCCCTTTTTAGGCGCCAACAACCAATTTACCCCGAAACTATTGTCCAGAAAAGGATTGCCGGTGGCACAGCCATTCATGATCATCATGGGGTATTTGCCGGTATTATTGTAGCCATTTACCGGATCGGTAACCAAACCAATGTCAATGTCATTAATGGAAGGCGAAGAATGGCCAAAAAAGGTAATTAAAGAAACGCCGGCATTTAGGTCGCCGGAAACATTTATTTTTTCGGTGCCGGCGGTGGTTAAGCGGTAGATGGTTTTTACCTTAGCTCCCAGGAAAGTTTTCTTCACCATATTTTCCCAGCGGGTTAAAGCATTACGGATGTACGTTTTTAGTTGCTCGGTGTCGCCGCCGCCTAAATGCAGAATATTTTTTCGCCATTCCAGATTGTCGGGCAAGGCTTCGTGTTCTTTTACTTTATCGAAATAAGCTACCAGTTCCTCCGGACTCTGGGCCGCTACGCGCCCGGTAGCTACTTTCGGGAAGTATTCGTCTTTATCCCAATCGGAAGTAAAAAATATATCGGAAGCCGGGGCCACCGTGGGAATCATGTCTCGTTGCCTGGATGCCGGCGTAGGGAAAGTACGCGAACGGCCAAAATTATCATAATCGGGCAGCAAACTATAGCCTAACAACAGCAGGTATTGCGGTTTGCCTTGCACCAGTAAGTACTGCATTAAATGCCGAATCGCCAATGCTGATTTTTCGCCGTAATGAAACTGATCATACACCTGCTCGATTTCTAAAGATAACGTATCGTGTTTGCCTCCCGCCTCGGACGCCCGGTATTCGGCGTACGCTTTTACCGGATTGGAGTAAGCACCAGTTGGTTTAGCTAATCTTTTATGAAATAGTAAAATAAAACCAGAGGAATTACCAACAAGATGGCGAAAGTTAATTCGACTAGGAGGAGCCGGGGTGTAAATAGCAGCGGAATTTATTACTAAAATTTTTTGACTTTTTCCGTTGGGCGCCGGACTAACCAAAGCCGCCTCGGTAGCATTATTTATAACGTTAATTTTAGTGATAGCATAAGGATTACTAATATCATAACCCAGGAGAGTTTGGGTATTACTTTTTGACAGCACAAAATACGAAGGTGTAGTTTTAACGGTATCACGAGGCGAGATAGTTAAACTAAGGGCTGGGAAACTGTTTTTCCGGGAATAGTGTACTCGAAGATACCGGACCCGGACAATATCGGCCACTCCGCGGACATTCACCGTTATGCGTAATTTCACCTTGCCTTCCCCGGAAATATCCGTCATTTGCAAGGAATAAAACTTTTGGATTTTATCCCAGGGACTAAAAATAATGTTGCTTTCCAATGCTCTGATGGCTCCAGTTGGGGTAACTACCGCAATGGTTACGTTGTGCGCATCGCGTAAAACGCCTTCGAGTAAAATTTCTATTTGGGGTAGTGGACCGCCGGGCTCTACTTGGAGTACTGAATCTACTTCAAAATCTTTTACCGGACTTCGTACGCCGCCGCCAATCGTTCCGAACCAAACATCGCCGTATCCTTCGCTGGCATCACCCCACGACATAGCGTTATCCCCGTAAAAAGTGCCCGCTTGGTATTCCGCGGTATAGAGTTTCAATCGTTCGGCTTGGTGCCAAGGTTCCGGTTGTAGGCCAGTAGCAGGTAGATCCAGATTTTCTACTCGTTTGCCGGGTACAGGCGCCACAGTTAAAAAGTAAGCGGCCGTATCGGTATACAAGCTAAAATAAGGATTTACATGGTCTTGCGGATTTTTATATAGTTCCCGGTCGAGCTCGCCGTTGTTACGTTCCCCGTAAAATTCCAGGTAATCACCCGGGTTTATAGCTCCATCTTCCTGACCGGCGACGTATACGGCTACTTCTCTGCCCCGACGCCATAACTGCAAATTTTGCGGATTTACATTGCTTAAACCCGCATTAGCCAAATAAGCTTGGTCTAACCGGTAAATACCGGTTTTCGTAATTTTAATTTTATAATAAGTTTGCGCGTAATTGATCCATTCATTGCCATACCGCACCTGCCCTAATCCAGACACAGTTACTAGCAGACTCATGAAGCCGCTTAAAACAATTTTTTGTAAACCAGAAGAAAAATTAAAAGTAAACATTATAAATGCCAGCCATTAATCAAAAGCGTAACCCAGTGAAACCATAATCGACGAAACATTGGCATTATCGGCTATTTTCGATAAAGCTAAGTCTAATCGTAAACCATTGGTAGCCACCCCTACTCCAAAATTAGGTTGAAATTGCCAGGAATTCTGGCCATCAAATTCTTTTATTTGCTGCAGGTTATTCATACCGGCGCGCACAAATACCAACTGGTTATAACTTAACTCCAAGGCCAATTTAGGATCTACCGAGAATAACTTTGTTTTAAAAAGCACATTGCGTTGGCCATCAAAAGTAAAATCTAAATCAGTGGCGAGCAGCAAAAGAAATTTTTTTGGTAAGGAAATGGTTCGTGCTACTCCCAATATTAAGCGGGGTAAAGTAATTTCAATGGTATTTTTGGGCAAAGCCGCCGTAGAATCCACGAGTAATTGCGTGTATTTTATTTCGTCAGGGTTATGACTCCAGGCGTTAAAAGTAGTAGTTATATCGCGGGCCATTAACCCAAACTGCCATTTCTGCCGCTGTAGCTGCGCCCCGGCATCCAGGCCGAAACCCCAGGCGGTGGCAAAAGCTCCCACATTACGGTAAATAATTTTAGCGTTTGCCCCCAAACTCAAGCCTTTCATAACATTGCTTTTGCGGGCGTAAGATATGAGAAAAGCGTAATCCGCTACGGAAAAAAAACGGATACTATCGTACTGGTAATAGCCATATTCGTGATTTTTTAACCGGCGCGTATCGGCAATATCATCTACCCCGGACCGGACAACGGAAAAACCTAAAGTACTGTTGGTATCTAAGGGTAAAGCAAAAGCGGCAAAATCGTTTTTAACAATCCCCGCAAATAATTCCGCGTGCATTAAAGCTAGGTTGTATTTATTTTTAACCCGTAGTAACCCCGCCGGATTCCAATAGCTGGCGGTAGCATCGTCGGTTATCCCCACCTGCACATTCCCCATGCCTAAAGCCCGACCGCCAATTCCGATATTCAGAAACTCGTTGCTATACTTAGGTGCCGAAATCTGGGCAAATAAGACAAAAGGAAATAAAATAAAAATAACCGACAACACTGGCTTAAAAGATTTAAACCAACCTCGCAGTAACTGCTGGATTAGAATAAAATTTACCCTGATCCTTAACAGAACTTTTACGATAAAGTGTGTTACGTTTTTTTACCTGGAGACAATTTGAGACTTCTCCTACTATTTACCCGTCAGAAAATTTAATTTTAAGCGCTCATCTACCAGCAGCTAATTTATTGGCTGCCTGCCTAATTTACATTAAGCCATAATTAAACCAGTTTAAATCCTACTTAATCCTTAGTTAAAAGCAATATACTAATTTAATTCTTCTAGAAATTATAATCTGTAAAATAAAATTTTAAGGTGCTTTCTTCTAAAATCATAAAATAAAATTTAAAAAAAGATGAAACAAAAAATAAATTTGTCAAGTACCTTGTTTTACATAGTACCTTACATTATATTTGTATCGAACATTAAACCCAAACCATCATGAAAGTAGAAAACACACAAGTGCAGATGCGGAAGGGAATTCTGGAGTTCTGCATTTTGGAAATTATCTCTCGTGGTGAAGTCTACGCGTCGGATATGCTGGATGAGCTAACCGCCGCGAAAATGATTGTGGTAGAAGGCACGCTATATCCGTTGCTTACCCGCCTCAAAAATGCCGGACTTCTCGACTATTCCTGGGTGGAGTCCACGGCTGGACCACCTCGTAAATATTATACCCTTACCGAAACGGGCAAAGATTTTCTGGAACAGTTACGCCAAACTTGGCTGGAAGTAGTTGCCTCCATCGAATTCATAACCAAGCGTAAAAAACAAGCATCATGAAAAAGAATATAAGTATCAACCTGCAAGGCCTTATCTTCCACATCGAGGAAGATGGTTACGAGCAACTACGGCAATATTTAGCCGCGATAAAAACGTACTTTTCTAATTATGCTGGGCACGAAGAGATTGTAGCAGATATTGAAGGCAGAATAGCAGAAGTTTTTTCGGGTAAATTAAACCCGGGCAAACAGGTAATTACCCAAGAAGATGTGCAAGGGCTCATAACCCAGATGGGGAGCGTACAAGATTTTGCCCAACTCGAAGAAGAAGAAGACTTGAACCAAAAAACTGGTCCTGCCCAGAGTACTTCCGGCGCTTCCAGCGAAACAACTTCGGATAATACCCAAAGCGGTCCTATCCCGAATGCCGGACCTAAACGCTTGTTTCGCGACGAAACCCGAAAAGTAATCGGAGGAGTATCGGCCGGTATGGCCAACTATTTAGGCATTGATCCGCTCTGGGTTCGCCTGGTATTTGTCTTCTTCTTTTTGCTAGGGGTATTTACTGCGGGCGTTTCAGCCGGATTGGTAGCGTTTATTTACGTAATCTGCTGGATAGCTTTACCCAAGAGTTACACCTTGGCCGAAGTAAATGCCAAAAAGCTTTTCCGCGACCCCGAAGATAAAAAATTAGGCGGGGTTTGCAGTGGTTTGGCGCTTTACTTTGGTATGGACGTCGGAATTGTGCGCTTGCTCTTTTTACTCTCCGTACTTTTCGGTGGTTTGGGTATTCCCATTTACATCGTGTTGTGGCTAGTGGTTCCGCTAGCCACCACCATAACCGACCGGGTGCAAATGCAGGGCAATCCAGTAACCTTATCCGGCATTGAAGAATCTTTAAAAAATAATTTGCGCATGCGCGACGAAAACGGTCAGGAAAGTGGCTTAGCCCGCGTGCTTTTATTTCCCGTACGATTGGTAGCCCAAGTATTAGAAGTATTATCCAAGGCGCTTCGTCCCCTTATTAATTTCTTAGGTTCTGCCATCCGCATTATTGCCGGTATTATTTTATTGATTACTTCCCTAAGCTGCATTTTTGCTTTATTTATCGGTTTAGGAGCAGGTACTGGCCTCCTCAGTGAGCAGATCTCCCAGACAGACTTGGACGGACCTATGCAGTTATTTACCCGCGATTTTCCGGGCTACGGAATGTTTGCCGGTTTTCTGGCGGGCTTTATTCCCAGTTTATTTTTGCTGATAATTGCGGTGGGTTTACTAACCAAACGCTTTTTCCTGAAGCCACTGGCTGGCTGGTCGATGTTTGCCGTGTGGGTAGTAAGTTTATTTGTAATGGGAAGCGCTATTTTTGTATTTAAACAAAACTTTAACGAACAAGGCGAATTTATAACTGAAAAATCATACCCTGTTACAGGTTATCAAACCGTACAATTACAAGCCCGCAACGTTAATTCGTCAATGGAGCGTTGGGTAAACCATGTTGAACTGGAAGGAACATCGGGCTCTAATATCCGGGTAGTACAGGAATTTCGGGCCAAAGGCCGAACCGAATCGGACGCTATCCGGAATGCCCAAATGCTAACCTACCGAATGCAACAACGCGATTCCACCTTTATTTTCGATCGTCAGGCTCGTTTAAACCAGAATGCTTCTTTCCGCGAGCAGGAATTAGCGCTGAGAATTTACCTGCCCGAAAACAAAAAATTCCGGTTAAATGATGAATTCGCTAACATGGCCACTAATTATTTCGACAAAGATTATGATTTTAACAATCAAGTTACTAAAAGAGCCATTTGGGAGTTCCGGAACGATAAATTCGTTTGCGCTACTTGCCCCGTGAAAGAACAAAATAAGGAAGGCGATAATCAAAATGAAGGCGATTTTACGGATTTGGCCGATATTGATATTAACGTGGTAGATGATAATATAATGGCCGATTGGAATAATTACGGCCCGGAAGAAAAAACCTTTGATTTCAAGGATTTTGATGCCATAACCGTAGGCGGCGCTTATCATGCCCGGATTAAAAAAGGCGATGAGTTTTCGGTACGTGCCCGCGGCGACCAGGAAGGAATTTCAAATTTAAGAGCCGATCAAAGTGGTAATACCATTGAGTTTAAGTCTAACGAAAGCTTCTGGGATTTTACTAAAAACGATCGGGGAAATGTTTTAATTGAAATTACCTTACCCACTTTAGACAAGGTAGAGCTGTCCGGCGCCGTTAAATCCGAAATTTCCGGCTTCGACGAAGATAACGTTCGTATTAGTCAGTCCGGCGCGGTACAAACCAGCGTGGCCCTGAAAACCGATCGGTTGGAACTGGATTTATCCGGGGCAGCCAAAGCTACTCTTACCGGCCAAACCAACGATTTAAAAATAAGTGCTTCGGGAGCCTGTTCCGTACAAGCCAATAACTTCCGGACCAAAACCGCCGATTTAGATTTATCCGGCGCTTCGAAAGCCAACGTGTACGTAACCGAAAAATTAAAAGCGGGCGCTTCCGGTGTTAGTAATATTAGTTACAGCGGTAATCCGGCCAATGTATCTACCGATGCTTCGGGCGCTTCTAAAATTCAGCGAAAATAAGTAAGCTTCTGGATGTTTGTTTAAAGACTAAGGTTTAAGGGCCTTAGTCTTTTTTGTTTTTAGATGAATTAGTCAAAAATTTGACTGCTTAACCAATACTAAAACTTCTTAAAACGACCATTGAACAATAGTTAATCGTAAAATGCTAAAGCCGGAAATTACTTTCTCCAATTCAAAATTTATGAGTTCTATTAATTTCTTTTTTCTAATATTATGAGGCAGATTTTTCCGGAGTTATTCCAGCCTTAATAACTTTGGTGGTCAGAGTTTACGTAGGCGATTTTTTTCTTTTAGGAATCCCTATTTTGTATTGGGTCTTTTGTGGCTGATTGCTACTTCTTTAAATATAAACAAGGCTTTCCATATTGATGAT
This region includes:
- the porU2 gene encoding putative type IX secretion system sortase PorU2, with the protein product MSLLVTVSGLGQVRYGNEWINYAQTYYKIKITKTGIYRLDQAYLANAGLSNVNPQNLQLWRRGREVAVYVAGQEDGAINPGDYLEFYGERNNGELDRELYKNPQDHVNPYFSLYTDTAAYFLTVAPVPGKRVENLDLPATGLQPEPWHQAERLKLYTAEYQAGTFYGDNAMSWGDASEGYGDVWFGTIGGGVRSPVKDFEVDSVLQVEPGGPLPQIEILLEGVLRDAHNVTIAVVTPTGAIRALESNIIFSPWDKIQKFYSLQMTDISGEGKVKLRITVNVRGVADIVRVRYLRVHYSRKNSFPALSLTISPRDTVKTTPSYFVLSKSNTQTLLGYDISNPYAITKINVINNATEAALVSPAPNGKSQKILVINSAAIYTPAPPSRINFRHLVGNSSGFILLFHKRLAKPTGAYSNPVKAYAEYRASEAGGKHDTLSLEIEQVYDQFHYGEKSALAIRHLMQYLLVQGKPQYLLLLGYSLLPDYDNFGRSRTFPTPASRQRDMIPTVAPASDIFFTSDWDKDEYFPKVATGRVAAQSPEELVAYFDKVKEHEALPDNLEWRKNILHLGGGDTEQLKTYIRNALTRWENMVKKTFLGAKVKTIYRLTTAGTEKINVSGDLNAGVSLITFFGHSSPSINDIDIGLVTDPVNGYNNTGKYPMMIMNGCATGNPFLDNSFGVNWLLAPKKGVILYLAHSSIGYANVLQLYSEKFYEVAFTDSTFYGKPVGVIQQETIKRFLALTQSPNAVAQAMQVFLQGDPAIRLFSPAKPDYTVQENGPFIQTFNNERLTAASDSFTIAIPVKNLGKAITDSISVSVRRNTGLVMDSVLFPPVYNQDTLYFKFVDKNGHTAGVNQFTIVLDHLNKINESEETNNSYTFEYYFPANTVQALYPPEYAIVGGANVKLIGQALERPTKTQDYYFELDTSPQFNSPQKQSTLVSGAGLLPSWQITLPANTAPEDSVVYYWRFRTSELAPGQDSVVWGTSSFRYIPSSSDGWSQSQPAQLRSASTRGITLESPGQKWEFTPISRKLILKTGGGKVAAAYPPSGIFIDGRTRFDASCGFGQPNILAVVFNDKTLEQHSMPATLGASLCGNFPRVMYQFGNIAVVQNQEILRQFLEAVPSGYYVALISVNNVPFSTFTPQLKAEFRNLGSRLIDSVQTGYPLALVGRKGGAIGTAQEKTYVRGEPTEAALQMVELSTEITTRGVSGEITSTFVGPATEWNKMQTVIKSNGAGKDNYSLTVRGYDAQRNKDTLVYENTNSRNLDLTKLNARRYPYLRLQLAVSDTLDRTAPQLTDWLVLYKGTPEGLVLADTLVTDKYKNLGTQATAGSISTSFTFQNISQHNFPDSLVARLSLIGNSGFTQDIKVKPIAKGELVDIPVTFPTRGLSGKYTLRFFVNPYLQPELIYTNNVFEVPFTVGANIPPILDVAFDGQHILDGDIISPNPQITVSVKDEDKFSFLKDTEGMEMLLLKPNSQNYEQINLSGGEIKVFPANEKNDFRVEYNPQNLPNGLYKLRVQARDVANNAAGFEPYEISFNVINESTITNFYPYPNPLSSKTRFVFTVTGAQIPQNLKVQILTVTGKVVREITKEELGPIKVGNNTSDYAWDGTDEFGDKLANGVYLYRVVMDTDSFTHRSTAGDKAFTKGYGKLYILR
- a CDS encoding putative type IX sorting system protein PorV2; the encoded protein is MLSVIFILFPFVLFAQISAPKYSNEFLNIGIGGRALGMGNVQVGITDDATASYWNPAGLLRVKNKYNLALMHAELFAGIVKNDFAAFALPLDTNSTLGFSVVRSGVDDIADTRRLKNHEYGYYQYDSIRFFSVADYAFLISYARKSNVMKGLSLGANAKIIYRNVGAFATAWGFGLDAGAQLQRQKWQFGLMARDITTTFNAWSHNPDEIKYTQLLVDSTAALPKNTIEITLPRLILGVARTISLPKKFLLLLATDLDFTFDGQRNVLFKTKLFSVDPKLALELSYNQLVFVRAGMNNLQQIKEFDGQNSWQFQPNFGVGVATNGLRLDLALSKIADNANVSSIMVSLGYAFD
- a CDS encoding PadR family transcriptional regulator, with the translated sequence MKVENTQVQMRKGILEFCILEIISRGEVYASDMLDELTAAKMIVVEGTLYPLLTRLKNAGLLDYSWVESTAGPPRKYYTLTETGKDFLEQLRQTWLEVVASIEFITKRKKQAS
- a CDS encoding PspC domain-containing protein, which codes for MKKNISINLQGLIFHIEEDGYEQLRQYLAAIKTYFSNYAGHEEIVADIEGRIAEVFSGKLNPGKQVITQEDVQGLITQMGSVQDFAQLEEEEDLNQKTGPAQSTSGASSETTSDNTQSGPIPNAGPKRLFRDETRKVIGGVSAGMANYLGIDPLWVRLVFVFFFLLGVFTAGVSAGLVAFIYVICWIALPKSYTLAEVNAKKLFRDPEDKKLGGVCSGLALYFGMDVGIVRLLFLLSVLFGGLGIPIYIVLWLVVPLATTITDRVQMQGNPVTLSGIEESLKNNLRMRDENGQESGLARVLLFPVRLVAQVLEVLSKALRPLINFLGSAIRIIAGIILLITSLSCIFALFIGLGAGTGLLSEQISQTDLDGPMQLFTRDFPGYGMFAGFLAGFIPSLFLLIIAVGLLTKRFFLKPLAGWSMFAVWVVSLFVMGSAIFVFKQNFNEQGEFITEKSYPVTGYQTVQLQARNVNSSMERWVNHVELEGTSGSNIRVVQEFRAKGRTESDAIRNAQMLTYRMQQRDSTFIFDRQARLNQNASFREQELALRIYLPENKKFRLNDEFANMATNYFDKDYDFNNQVTKRAIWEFRNDKFVCATCPVKEQNKEGDNQNEGDFTDLADIDINVVDDNIMADWNNYGPEEKTFDFKDFDAITVGGAYHARIKKGDEFSVRARGDQEGISNLRADQSGNTIEFKSNESFWDFTKNDRGNVLIEITLPTLDKVELSGAVKSEISGFDEDNVRISQSGAVQTSVALKTDRLELDLSGAAKATLTGQTNDLKISASGACSVQANNFRTKTADLDLSGASKANVYVTEKLKAGASGVSNISYSGNPANVSTDASGASKIQRK